One region of Halomicrobium sp. LC1Hm genomic DNA includes:
- the asd gene encoding aspartate-semialdehyde dehydrogenase translates to MTVRVGVLGATGAVGQRLIQLLEPHPDFEIAALTASESSAGKAYREAAKWRIDAPIPEDVAEIEVGATTPEDVPDGVDLIFSSLPSGVGAEVEPEFCEAGYVVSSNSSNGRMDEDVPLVIPEVNADHLDVLERQREERGWDGALLKNPNCSTITMVPPLAALDEAFGLTDVRVSTLQAVSGAGYDGVTSMEIIDNAIPHIGGEEEKMETESRKLLGGFDGTAIDLHEMDVAASCNRIATLDGHLENVWVDTEDDVTVADAEDALRSASGIDLPSSPDQLIRVFDEPDRPQPRLDRNIEDGMGVAVGGVQETTDGLQFNCLAHNTMRGAAGASVLNGELLAANGYL, encoded by the coding sequence ATGACTGTACGTGTAGGTGTTCTGGGGGCCACTGGTGCGGTCGGTCAGCGACTCATCCAGTTGCTCGAACCGCACCCCGATTTCGAGATCGCAGCACTGACTGCCAGCGAATCCAGCGCCGGCAAGGCGTACCGAGAGGCGGCCAAGTGGCGCATCGACGCGCCGATTCCCGAGGACGTGGCCGAGATCGAGGTCGGCGCGACCACGCCCGAGGACGTGCCCGACGGCGTGGACCTGATCTTCTCGTCGCTCCCCTCCGGCGTCGGTGCCGAGGTCGAACCGGAGTTCTGCGAGGCGGGCTACGTCGTCTCCTCGAACTCCTCGAACGGTCGCATGGACGAGGACGTGCCCCTCGTGATCCCCGAGGTCAACGCCGATCACCTCGACGTGCTCGAACGCCAGCGCGAGGAACGCGGCTGGGACGGCGCGCTCCTGAAGAACCCGAACTGCTCGACGATCACGATGGTGCCGCCGCTGGCGGCGCTGGACGAGGCCTTCGGCCTGACGGACGTGCGCGTCTCGACGCTACAGGCCGTGTCGGGCGCGGGCTACGACGGCGTCACGTCGATGGAGATCATCGACAACGCCATCCCGCACATCGGCGGCGAGGAGGAGAAGATGGAGACCGAGTCCCGGAAGCTGCTGGGTGGGTTCGACGGCACGGCGATCGACCTCCACGAGATGGACGTGGCGGCTTCCTGTAACCGCATCGCGACGCTCGACGGCCACCTCGAAAACGTCTGGGTCGACACCGAGGACGACGTGACTGTCGCGGACGCCGAGGACGCGCTACGCTCGGCGTCGGGTATCGACCTGCCGTCTTCGCCCGACCAGCTGATCCGGGTCTTCGACGAGCCCGATCGGCCCCAGCCCCGCCTCGACCGCAACATCGAGGACGGGATGGGCGTCGCGGTCGGCGGCGTCCAGGAGACGACCGACGGACTCCAGTTCAACTGCCTCGCGCACAACACGATGCGCGGTGCGGCGGGCGCGAGCGTCCTCAACGGCGAACTGCTGGCGGCGAACGGTTACCTGTAG
- a CDS encoding tyrosine--tRNA ligase yields MDTADRLELATRHTLEVIEEEELEALFDEGTPSAYIGYAPTGEMHIGHYTTMRKLADFIEAGIDVTVLIADLHAHLDDEKSPFDLLDARSEYYQVAIEGMIEAAGADPEAISFVRGTDFQLDEEYTLEMYRMAAETTLARTQRAGSRVVRESESPNLGGLIYPLMQTLDVKALDADIAYGGDDQRGIYMLSRETLPDHGHDAPVCIFAPLLSGLTGEEMSASKEDTKVNLNDSHEAVVEKIEDAYCPMGEREDNGVLEYLEYLVFPVLEERGESFVVERPDEYGGNLVYDEFDELEADFLSEELHPADLKPAAGEYVSDVIGPIRERLDARPELLAEAYPEKYDQ; encoded by the coding sequence ATGGACACCGCCGATCGCCTCGAACTGGCGACGCGTCACACGCTCGAAGTCATCGAGGAAGAGGAACTCGAAGCGCTGTTCGACGAGGGCACTCCCTCGGCGTACATCGGCTACGCGCCCACGGGAGAGATGCACATCGGACACTACACGACGATGCGCAAGCTGGCGGACTTCATCGAGGCCGGCATCGACGTGACGGTGCTGATCGCGGACCTGCACGCGCACCTCGACGACGAGAAGAGCCCCTTCGACCTGCTCGACGCCCGCTCGGAGTACTACCAGGTCGCCATCGAGGGGATGATCGAGGCCGCCGGAGCGGACCCAGAGGCGATCTCGTTCGTCCGCGGGACCGACTTCCAACTCGACGAGGAGTACACCCTGGAGATGTACCGTATGGCGGCCGAGACGACCCTCGCCAGGACCCAGCGGGCCGGCAGCAGAGTCGTCCGCGAGTCCGAGAGCCCGAACCTCGGCGGGCTGATCTACCCGCTGATGCAGACCCTCGACGTGAAAGCTCTCGACGCCGACATCGCCTACGGCGGCGACGACCAGCGCGGGATCTACATGCTCTCTCGCGAGACGCTGCCCGACCACGGGCACGACGCGCCGGTCTGTATCTTCGCGCCGCTGCTGTCGGGGCTCACCGGCGAAGAGATGAGCGCCTCGAAGGAGGACACGAAGGTCAACCTCAACGACAGCCACGAGGCCGTCGTCGAGAAGATCGAAGACGCGTACTGTCCGATGGGCGAGCGCGAGGACAACGGCGTACTGGAGTACCTCGAATACCTCGTCTTCCCGGTGCTCGAAGAGCGCGGCGAATCCTTCGTCGTCGAGCGCCCCGACGAGTACGGCGGGAACCTCGTCTACGACGAGTTCGACGAACTGGAAGCGGACTTCCTCAGCGAGGAGCTCCACCCGGCAGACCTCAAGCCCGCCGCCGGTGAGTACGTCTCGGACGTGATCGGGCCGATCCGGGAGCGACTCGACGCGCGCCCCGAGTTGCTCGCCGAAGCCTACCCCGAGAAGTACGACCAGTAG
- a CDS encoding class I SAM-dependent methyltransferase, whose amino-acid sequence MSDGPSRADVRETYETIGSHFSKTREYAWPEVESFVENRCRGGVALDVGCGNGRHAELLADHADRVVGLDASRELLAAARDRLGACPATTLLQSDAATLPLADDCADLAVYVATIHHLPQRADRRDSLDELARVLGPDGRGLVSAWSTAHDRFDASADADRGFDTTVDWTLPGGRTVPRFYHIYAPAEFERDVAASDLALESLEISSGNCYAVVRPEGKRP is encoded by the coding sequence ATGTCCGACGGCCCCTCGCGAGCGGACGTCCGCGAGACCTACGAGACGATCGGGAGCCACTTCTCGAAGACCCGCGAGTACGCCTGGCCGGAGGTCGAGTCCTTCGTCGAGAATCGGTGCCGTGGCGGAGTCGCGCTCGACGTCGGCTGTGGCAACGGCCGACACGCCGAACTGCTGGCAGACCACGCCGACCGCGTGGTGGGGCTCGACGCCAGCCGCGAGCTACTGGCGGCCGCGCGCGACCGCCTCGGGGCCTGTCCCGCCACGACGCTGCTCCAGAGCGACGCGGCGACGCTGCCACTGGCCGACGACTGTGCCGACCTCGCGGTCTACGTCGCCACGATCCACCACCTCCCCCAGCGGGCAGACCGGCGTGACAGCCTCGACGAACTCGCACGGGTCCTCGGGCCCGACGGGCGCGGACTGGTCAGCGCCTGGTCGACGGCACACGACCGCTTCGACGCGAGCGCCGACGCCGATCGGGGCTTCGACACCACCGTCGACTGGACGTTGCCGGGCGGTCGAACGGTGCCACGGTTCTACCACATCTACGCACCCGCCGAGTTCGAGCGCGACGTTGCCGCCAGCGACCTCGCGCTGGAGTCACTGGAGATTTCGAGTGGGAACTGCTACGCCGTCGTGCGTCCCGAAGGGAAACGCCCTTAA
- a CDS encoding HD domain-containing protein, whose amino-acid sequence MSNDESLDTRGRRYDPDADHAFPDERVNDVLAAIESDTEIQAYLEAQNVNPVTRKRYNDHGAKHISIVRNRALCLYDLLKRGGIEFNGASEQGLEEADEAVIVALAATLHDIGHVVHRDDHPYYSIPLAADLLDDFLPAYYDTEAAVRVKGEVLHAILCHHTEEDPLTLEAGVVRVADALDMESGRSRIPYNHGGRGINTVSSQAIKRVFLQDGDDKPVLVEIEMSNAAGVYQVDNLLKAKLQGSGLESHVRIVALNVREDEDQLVERIEL is encoded by the coding sequence ATGAGCAACGACGAGTCGCTCGATACCCGCGGCCGGCGGTACGACCCCGACGCCGACCACGCGTTCCCCGACGAGCGCGTGAACGACGTGCTGGCCGCGATCGAGTCGGACACCGAGATCCAGGCGTACCTGGAGGCACAGAACGTCAACCCGGTCACTCGCAAGCGCTACAACGACCACGGCGCGAAACACATCTCGATCGTTCGCAACCGGGCGCTGTGCCTCTACGACCTGCTCAAGCGCGGCGGCATCGAGTTCAACGGTGCCAGCGAACAGGGCCTGGAAGAGGCCGACGAAGCCGTCATCGTCGCGCTGGCCGCGACCCTGCACGACATCGGCCACGTCGTCCACCGGGACGACCACCCCTACTACTCGATCCCGCTCGCGGCCGACCTCCTCGATGACTTCCTGCCGGCCTACTACGACACGGAGGCTGCAGTACGGGTGAAAGGTGAGGTGCTGCACGCGATCCTCTGTCACCACACCGAAGAGGATCCGCTGACGCTGGAGGCCGGCGTCGTCAGAGTCGCCGACGCACTGGACATGGAGAGCGGGCGCTCGCGCATCCCGTACAACCACGGCGGCCGCGGCATCAACACGGTGTCGAGCCAGGCGATTAAGCGCGTCTTTCTCCAGGATGGCGACGACAAACCAGTCCTCGTCGAGATCGAGATGTCGAACGCCGCGGGCGTCTACCAGGTCGACAACCTCCTGAAGGCGAAGCTCCAGGGCTCCGGGCTGGAATCTCACGTCCGGATCGTCGCGCTCAACGTCCGCGAGGACGAGGATCAGCTGGTCGAGCGGATCGAGCTGTAG
- a CDS encoding sodium-dependent transporter, whose product MAERATWTTRIGFLVAAIGSAVGLGNIWQFPFKTGANGGSSFLVFYLIAVVAIGFPALLGEFVLGRRTRLNAIDAFGELGHRQWRIVGALGVATGFWILSYYNVVGGWVMRYIVGSATGAYFDAPAEYFGAVSAGPEAIAAQALFVLVVVGIVALGVEDGIEKATKVMVPSIVLLMLAMAVWALTLEGGAAGYEYFLSPDLDTLLANASTAIPFAVSQAFFTLSLGMAIMVTFSSYVGNDDNLAVDGGIIVGTNTLIGVLAGLVVFPVLFANGIDPATSGPSAIFIAMASGFAELPAGRLLGVAFFGVVLIAALSSAISLLEVSVSWATDNYDVGRVPLAAGLGVGLFVLGLPSAWDTAWLTWFDNLAYQLLLPVSVLFAMLFVGWVLGDEALTEIRQGMSGMDWFGPTWLWTVRLVVVAGVAATLVLGLRTLFVEGAIVPPV is encoded by the coding sequence ATGGCCGAACGAGCAACGTGGACGACACGAATCGGATTTCTGGTAGCCGCGATCGGGAGCGCGGTCGGGCTCGGAAACATCTGGCAGTTCCCGTTCAAGACGGGAGCCAACGGCGGATCGAGCTTCCTCGTCTTCTATCTGATCGCCGTCGTCGCGATCGGGTTCCCGGCGTTGCTGGGTGAGTTCGTCCTCGGTCGGCGGACGCGCCTGAACGCGATCGACGCCTTCGGTGAACTCGGACACCGGCAGTGGCGCATCGTCGGCGCACTCGGCGTCGCGACGGGGTTCTGGATCCTCTCGTACTACAACGTCGTCGGCGGCTGGGTCATGCGCTACATCGTCGGCAGCGCGACTGGTGCCTACTTCGACGCGCCGGCCGAGTACTTCGGTGCCGTCTCGGCGGGACCGGAAGCGATCGCGGCCCAGGCGCTGTTCGTCCTGGTCGTCGTCGGCATCGTCGCGCTGGGCGTCGAGGACGGCATCGAGAAGGCGACGAAGGTGATGGTTCCGAGCATCGTCCTCCTCATGCTCGCGATGGCGGTCTGGGCGCTCACGCTGGAGGGCGGGGCCGCGGGCTACGAGTACTTCCTCTCGCCGGACCTCGACACGCTGCTGGCGAACGCCAGCACGGCGATTCCCTTCGCCGTCAGCCAGGCGTTCTTCACGCTGTCGCTCGGGATGGCGATCATGGTCACCTTCTCCTCGTACGTCGGCAACGACGACAACCTCGCCGTCGACGGCGGGATCATCGTCGGGACCAACACGCTCATCGGCGTCCTCGCCGGGCTCGTCGTCTTCCCGGTCCTCTTCGCCAACGGGATCGATCCGGCGACCAGCGGTCCGTCCGCCATCTTCATCGCGATGGCGAGCGGGTTCGCCGAACTGCCGGCGGGTCGCCTCCTCGGCGTGGCCTTCTTCGGTGTCGTCCTGATCGCCGCGCTCTCCTCGGCGATCAGCCTCCTCGAAGTGTCGGTGTCCTGGGCGACCGACAACTACGACGTGGGACGCGTGCCGCTGGCAGCCGGACTCGGGGTCGGGCTGTTCGTCCTCGGGCTCCCGTCGGCCTGGGACACGGCGTGGCTCACGTGGTTCGACAATCTCGCGTACCAGCTCCTGCTGCCGGTGTCGGTGCTGTTCGCGATGCTGTTCGTCGGCTGGGTGCTCGGCGACGAGGCGCTCACGGAGATCCGACAGGGGATGTCCGGGATGGATTGGTTCGGACCGACGTGGCTCTGGACGGTCCGGCTCGTCGTCGTCGCTGGCGTCGCCGCGACGCTCGTGCTCGGGCTGCGGACGCTGTTCGTCGAGGGCGCGATCGTCCCGCCGGTATAG
- a CDS encoding uracil-DNA glycosylase family protein, producing MRNVTDRPANPFGFDPGCEQYVAGYGDANAHFHVVGDHPGVHGGIDSGVPFTDCEAGDRLQRALVDAGLLLEAGTPPTVDKTYFSYLHMCVTDGTPSERSYDDLEPLFDSELRAITAHVLLPVGERATRHVFSIATSEATDDIDMDERHATEVAGAGWLVYPIKEPTAWDTDDEERLVQALEALLASDYRREADLGRFLPNDDPYLVR from the coding sequence GTGAGAAACGTTACGGATCGGCCGGCCAACCCCTTCGGCTTCGACCCCGGCTGTGAACAGTACGTCGCGGGGTACGGCGACGCCAACGCCCACTTCCACGTCGTCGGTGACCACCCCGGCGTCCACGGGGGCATCGACTCCGGCGTCCCCTTCACCGACTGCGAGGCCGGCGATCGGCTCCAGCGGGCGCTCGTCGACGCGGGTCTCCTGCTCGAAGCGGGGACGCCCCCGACCGTCGACAAGACCTACTTCTCGTATCTCCACATGTGCGTCACCGACGGAACGCCGAGCGAGCGCTCCTACGACGACCTGGAGCCGCTGTTCGACTCCGAACTGCGAGCGATTACGGCCCACGTCTTGCTCCCGGTCGGCGAGCGAGCCACGCGTCACGTCTTCTCGATCGCGACCTCGGAGGCCACCGACGACATCGATATGGACGAGCGCCACGCCACGGAGGTCGCCGGGGCCGGGTGGCTCGTCTACCCGATCAAAGAACCCACGGCGTGGGACACAGACGACGAAGAACGACTCGTTCAGGCACTCGAAGCACTGCTGGCTTCGGACTACCGCCGCGAGGCCGACCTCGGGCGATTCCTCCCGAACGACGATCCGTATCTGGTGCGCTGA
- a CDS encoding FAD-dependent oxidoreductase, which produces MTRSTTVLVIGGGATGVGIARDLALRGVDVTLAERGGLASGTSGRSHGLLHSGARYAEADPTGARECIEENRILRSIAGDCIRDTGGLFVQLADDDPDYFERKRAACEELGIDTELLDATAARDLVPDLSGAVERAFRVPDAVIYPSRLVAANAADAADHGASIHPNAPLEAVTVADGRVTSAHLGGTVSETIEADFLVNAAGAWAGEVAAMAGLDVEMAPSRGVMVAVDYDRVGPVLNRCRDPDDGDIVVPHERQVVLGTTSVPASDPDDYEQADWEVETCIEECAAMLPPVADAEIERTWWGVRPLYAPDEAASERRGISRGFFRLDHAEDGVANAVSVVGGKLTTYRQMAEATTDLVCDRLGVATDCTTAEESLPGADDPGTLDEFVARFDGQGPTDSDVVASD; this is translated from the coding sequence ATGACACGATCGACGACGGTCCTCGTGATCGGCGGCGGTGCGACGGGCGTCGGCATCGCACGCGACCTCGCACTGCGCGGCGTCGACGTGACGCTGGCCGAGCGCGGCGGCCTCGCGAGTGGCACCTCCGGGCGGTCACACGGGCTGCTCCACAGCGGCGCGCGCTACGCCGAGGCCGACCCGACGGGTGCCCGGGAGTGTATCGAGGAGAACCGCATCCTCCGGTCGATCGCCGGGGACTGCATTCGCGACACCGGCGGGCTGTTCGTCCAGCTAGCCGACGACGACCCCGACTACTTCGAGCGCAAGCGCGCGGCCTGCGAGGAACTGGGCATCGACACCGAGCTGCTGGACGCCACAGCGGCCCGCGACCTCGTTCCCGACCTCTCGGGAGCGGTCGAACGGGCGTTTCGGGTGCCCGACGCCGTCATCTACCCCTCGCGGCTGGTGGCGGCCAACGCCGCGGACGCGGCCGACCACGGCGCGTCGATCCACCCGAACGCACCACTGGAAGCCGTGACGGTCGCGGACGGACGGGTCACGTCGGCCCACCTCGGGGGCACCGTCTCGGAGACGATCGAAGCGGACTTCCTCGTCAACGCCGCCGGTGCGTGGGCCGGCGAGGTCGCGGCCATGGCGGGTCTCGACGTGGAGATGGCCCCCTCTCGGGGCGTGATGGTGGCCGTCGACTACGACCGGGTCGGCCCCGTCCTGAACCGATGTCGTGACCCGGACGACGGCGACATCGTCGTCCCTCACGAGCGCCAGGTCGTCCTGGGGACGACCAGCGTGCCCGCCTCGGACCCCGACGACTACGAGCAGGCCGACTGGGAGGTCGAGACCTGCATCGAGGAGTGTGCGGCGATGCTGCCCCCGGTCGCCGACGCCGAGATCGAGCGGACGTGGTGGGGCGTTCGCCCGCTGTACGCGCCCGACGAGGCAGCGTCCGAGCGGCGCGGGATCTCACGTGGCTTCTTCCGCCTCGACCACGCCGAGGACGGCGTCGCGAACGCCGTCAGCGTCGTCGGCGGAAAGCTCACGACCTACCGGCAGATGGCCGAGGCGACGACCGATCTGGTCTGCGATCGGCTGGGGGTCGCGACAGACTGTACGACCGCCGAGGAATCGCTACCCGGTGCCGACGACCCGGGGACGCTGGACGAGTTCGTCGCCCGGTTCGACGGCCAGGGGCCGACCGACTCGGACGTCGTCGCGAGCGACTGA